The Fusobacterium sp. FSA-380-WT-3A region AGTATTTTTTGTTTTAGGAAAAAGTACAAAAGATATTGGAACTTTAGAAGAAGGAGATTTCTTCCAAGATGTAGTTGGACCATTAGGAGTAGAAAGTGAGTTTCTTCATGAAGATTTAGAAAGTTTAAAAAATAAGAAAGTTCTTTTTGTAGCTGGTGGAGTAGGAACTGCTCCTGTTTATCCTCAAGTTAAATGGTTTCATGAAAATGGACTTAAAGCTGATGTTATAATTGGAGCAAAAACTAAAAATCTTTTAATTCTTGAAAAAGAAATGAAAGCTGTAGCAGAAAATCTTTATATTACTACTGATGATGGAAGTTATGGATATCATGGTTTAGTAACTGATATTATTGATGATTTAATAAAAAATCAGGGTAAAAAATATGATTGTGTTGTTGCTATTGGTCCTATGATTATGATGAAGTTTGTTTGTTTAAAAACAAAAGAATATAATATAAAAACTACAGTAAGTCTTAATCCTCTAATGGTTGATGGAACAGGAATGTGTGGAGCTTGTCGTGTAAGAATTGGAGATAAAATAAAATTTGCTTGTGTAGATGGACCTGAATTTGATGGACATTTAGTTGATTTTGATGAAGCAATGAGAAGACAAATGATGTATAAAACAGAAGAAGGAAGAGCTTTACTTAAAGAAAATGATGGAGATACTCATTCAGCTAAAGATTGTCCAATTGATAATCATAAAGAAGAGTATACTTCTCTTGAAAATCTTCCAAAAAATAAAAGAGTTCCTGTGAGAGAACAAAATCCTTTAATTAGAGCTACAAACTTTAAAGAAGTTACTTTTGGATATACTTTAGAAGAAGCTCAAAAAGAAGCTAGTAGATGCTTGAATTGTAAAAATCCTCTTTGTATACAAGGATGTCCTGTTAACATAGATATTCCTGCTTTTATTCAAGAGATTAAAAAAGGAAATATTGATGAAGCTGGAAAAATTCTAATGAAATACACTTCTCTTCCTGCTGTTTGTGGTAGAGTTTGTCCTCAAGAAACTCAATGTGAAGGAAAATGTATTTTAGGTATAAAAGGTGAAGCTGTAGCTATTGGAAAACTTGAAAAATTTATTGGAGATTACTTATTAAAAAATAGTTTTGAAATTCAAATTCCTGAAAAAAATAACCATAAAGTAGCTGTTATTGGAAGTGGTCCAGCTGGACTTACTGTAGCTGGAGATTTAGCAAAAATGGGATATAATGTAATTATTTTTGAAGCTTTACATAAAACTGGAGGAGTTTTAACTTATGGTATCCCAGAATTTAGATTACCTAAAGATGAAGTTGTTCAAAAAGAAATAGATAATATCAAAAAATTAGGTGTTACTTTTAAAACAAATGAAATTATAGGAAAAACTAAACTTATTGATAAATTATTAGATGAAGAGGGATTTGAAGCTGTATTTATTGGAAGTGGGGCTGGACTTCCTAAATTTATGAATATTCCTGGAGAAAATTTAAATGGTGTTCTTTCAGCTAATGAATTTTTAACAAGAGTAAATCTTATGAAAGGATATCTTGATGAATATGAAACTCCTATTAAAGTAGGAAAAAAAGTTGCTGTTATTGGTGGAGGAAATGTAGCTATGGATGCTGTTAGAACAGCCAAAAGATTAGGAGCTGAAGCTCATATTGTTTATAGAAGAAGTGAAAAAGATTTTCCAGCTAGATTAGAAGAAGTGCATCATGCTAAAGAAGAGGGAATTATAATTGATGCTCTTACTCTTCCAAAAGAAATTTTAGGAAATGAAAAAGGAGAAGTCATTGGTATGAGATGTATCAAAACTACTCTTGGTGAAAAAGATTCATCTGGTAGAGCTTCTTTTATTGAATTAGAAAATTCTGATTTTATAATGGATGTTGATACTGTTATAATGGCTCTTGGAACTTCTCCTAATCCATTAATTTCATCTACTACAAAAAATCTTGATATTAATAAATGGAAATGTATTGTAGCTGATGATAATGGACAAACTAGTAGAGAAGGTGTATTTGCTGGTGGAGATGCTGTATCTGGAGCTGCTACCGTAATTCTTGCTATGGGAGCTGGAAAAAAAGCTGCCAAAGCTATTGATGAATATATAAAATCTAAAAACAATTAATTTATAATTTAAAATACAGGCCTTTTTAAAAATAAAAAGTCCTGTATTTTTTATTTTTTCCATTCTAATAAAAATTCTTTTTCTTTAAATTCATTATCTTTTATCTCTTTTAATATTTTAAAATCATTAGAAAAATAAAATTTCTTAGCTCTAATATTTTTGTCATAAACATTTAAAAACAAATTTTCTTTTTTACTTTTTATAAAATCAATTAATTTTTTTCCTATTCCTTGATTTTGGAATTCCTCTTTTACAAAAATTCCTACAATATAATTCTCTTCAACTATTCCAAGAAATCCCTTTATTTTATTATTTCCTTCAAAAATATATACTTTGCTCTTAGGAATTATTTCTTTCACTAAAAAATAATTATTTTCCCAATATTTTTTACTTATAAAATTATGCGTTTTTATATTTGTTTCTAACCAAATTTGCATAATCTCATCTAAGTCAATTTTTCTAAATTCTCTTATCATTATTTTCCTTTATATCTCAATCTATAATAAATAATTCCAAAATATTCCCATAAAGTAGAATTAAAATTTTTTAAATTTAAATAATTTGGTATATAACTTTGAATCCCTCTATTCTTAGTAATTCCATAAAAATTACAAGGAAATGGATAAAATATAATTTCACCATCTTTAAAAACTTCCATACTTCTTTTCATATGAATAGCTGAAGTTACAAGTATTCCTCTTTTATGTTCATTTTTTTTCATAAGTTTTTTAGTATAAATTGCATTTTCTTTAGTATTTCTACTTTTTTCTTCTAATATAATATCCTTTTCTGGTATTCCCAAATCAATTAATTCTTTCTTATATACAGAACTTTCACTCACTACTTTTTCTAATACTTTCCCACCTGTAATATATATTGGTTTAGGATTTTTGTTATAAAGTTTAGCTACTGTAATAATTCTTTCTACTGCTTCTTGTCCTGGTATTATTCCCATTAAAGTATTACTTCTTATTCCACCACAAAGAAGTATATAACTATCCATATCTTCAATTTTATATTCCAAATTTACATTTGTTTTTTCAAGAGAAATTATAGGTTTAGATATGAAGAAATCACAAGAAAATAAATATAAAACAGTTCCTAATAAAAAAGAAAAAATTCCTAATTTTATTTTTTTATTTTTTAAAAATAAAATTCCAAACATTATAAATCCTAAAATAAATATTAAAGGTGAAAATATTAAAAGTGATATTATTTTTACAATATAAAACATTTCTTTCTCCATAATAATTTTTTATAAATTATATTATAAATTTTTATATAAAAAATAGGTCAGAATCATCTGACCTATCAATTATTTAATTTAGTGTTTATTACACACCCCAAGTATTAGGTGATTTATTCCATTTTAAAGCTATTTCTTGTTCTTCTTCAGTTAAGTATTTTTGTTCTGTTGCTAATCCAATTAAAGTTGTAAAATCAGATATATTTGTTAATTTTACTCCAGCATTAGCAAAATTTTCTTCAGCTTTTGTAAATTGATATGAGAATATTGCTACAACTTCAACTTCAGTAGCTCCAGCTTCTTTAGCAGCTTGAACAGCTTTTATAGAACTTCCTCCAGTAGAAATTAAATCTTCTATAACAATTACTTTTTTCCCTTCAAAATCTGCCCCTTCAATTTGTCTTCCAGCTCCATGGTCTTTTTTCTCAGAACGAATATATGCCATTGGAACATTTAATCTTTCAGCTATAAAAGCAGCCCAAGGAATTCCAGCTGTTGCTGTACCAGCTATTACATCAAACTCTTTTTCTTTTAAAACTTCGATAAATCCATCAACTACAACCTTTCTTTCTTCTGGATATCCTATCATTTTTCTATTATCACAATATATTGGACTTTTTATTCCAGATACAAAAGTAAATGGTTGTCCTACATTTAATTTTACAGCTCCTACAGATAATAATGAATGTGCTACTCCTCTTGCTCTATCCATCTTTTACATCACTTCCTTACCAATTTTTTTATTAATAAATTTTTTATTATTATATACTATATTTCCTCTTACAATTGTTGTAAGAACTTCTCCACCTTTTAAGAATCCCTCATAAGGTGTCCATCCACATTTAGATACGACATCTTCTTTTTTTATTCTTTCTGTTGTTTCTAAATTAATAATTACTAAATCTGCATCATATCCAATTTCTAGTTTACCTTTATTTTTTATATTAAATATTTTCGCAGTATTTTCACTCATTATTCTTGTTAAATCAGTTAAAGTTATTCTTCCACCAGCTACACCTTTTAACATCATTTCTAAAGAATGTTCAACCCCTGGTATTCCAAAAGTTAATTTTTCTAATTTTTCTTCTAATTTATGGGGAGCATGGTCTGTTCCTATTGTATCAATAGTCCCATCTATTATCCCTTCCCATAAAGCTTCATTGTCTTCTTTTGTTTTTAACTCAGGTTTCATTCTTAGAAGAGAATTCTTTAAAACATCTTTTTCATTTAAAAATAAATGGTGTGGTGTAACCTCTCCATATATCTTTAAACCTTTTTTCTTTCCAATTCTTACCATTTCAACTTCTTCTTTTGTAGATAAATGACAAAGATATACTGGAGTTCCTGTTTTTTCAGAAAGTTCTATAGCCTTTTGTACCATCTCTCCTTCTGCATGTACTCCTACTAATTTAGAAGCTCTAAAAATATTTTCTAATATTTTTTCATCTTCAACTAACATATTTCCTGTTGAAACATTCATAAAAACTTTTGTAGCTACTACTAAATCTTTAACTTTTTCTACTTCTGTGCTATTATCTAGTTTACTTCCACCAAAATAAAATCCATAGTTCACATAACTTCTTCCAACAGCATCTTTTTTCTTTTTTAGAAGTTCCTCTTCAGTTATTGTATTTGGAATTGTATTTGGCATATCAAAAAAAGTTGTAACTCCACCTTTAGCACATGCTTTACTTCCTGTTTCAAAATCTTCTTTATGAGTAAGTCCTGGGTCTCTCATATGTACATGAGGGTCTATTATCCCTGGAATTATATAATGACCTTTTGCATCTAAAATTTCCTCTTCCTCTTTTATGATTTCATCAGAAATTTCAACAATTTTTTCATTTTCTATTAATATATCTTTAAATTTTATTTCTCCATCAATAACTACTAATCCATTTTTTATTAGCATAGATTTCCCTCTTTTAATCCTTCTTCTATCTCAGCTATTACCATTTTTGTAGCATTTACTGGGTCTTCGTTTTTAGTTATAGGTCTTCCAACTACTAAGAAATCACAACCATTTAACATAGCATCTTTTGGAGTCATTATTCTTGTTTGGTCATTAGTAGCTGACCAAGCTGGTCTTACTCCTGGACATACAGTTTTAAATTCTTTTCCTAAAGCTTCTTTTATATATTTAGCTTCCCATGGAGAACAAACTACTCCATCCATTCCAGCTTCTTTTGTAAGTCTTGCTAGATTCATAGCTAATTCTTTTATACTTACTTCAGTCATAAATGTTTCTTTTACTTCTTCTTCTGATAAACTTGTAAGAATAGTTACAGCTATTAATAAAGATTTATCATTTATTTTTTTAGCTTCTTCAACTACTTTAGACATCATTTTTTTTCCACCAGAAGCATGTACATTAAACATAAATACATTTTCTTTAGCAGCAAATACAGAAGCCATAGCTGTAGTATTAGGAATATCATGGAATTTTAAATCTAAAAATATTTTTTTCCCTTTTTCAGCTAAATACTCTACCATTTTTCCTTTAGAATTTAAAAATAATTCAAGACCAACTTTATAAAAAGAAGCTGTGTCTCCTAATTTTTCTACTAATTCAACTGCTTTATCCATTGTTGGAAAATCTAAAGCTATTATTAATCTATCTTTTGCATTTATCATTTTTATCTCTCCTTAAACTTTATTTTTAATTTTATTATTTTTTAAAAGCCATTCCTCTTATATCTTGTAAATTTTCTAAATTATTTTCTTCTACATATCTTTCTAATCCTTCTTTTACCTCAACAGGTAACATTGGATTAGGGAATATTCCTGTTCCTATTGATACCATAGTTGCTCCAGCCATAATAAATTCTATAGCATCTTCATAAGAATTTATTCCTCCCATTCCAACTATAGGAATATTTACATTTTGAGCTACTTGATATACCATTCTTACAGCTACTGGTTTTACAGCTGGTCCTGAAAGTCCTCCCATAGTATTTCCTAATATTGGTTTTCCTGTTTTTATATCTATTCTCATACCTAAAAGAGTATTTATCATAGATATAGCATCAGCTCCGTTGGCTTCTACTATTTTTGCTATTTCTACTATATTAGTTACATTTGGAGAAAGTTTTACTATTAATGGTTTTTTAGTTAAAA contains the following coding sequences:
- the pyrE gene encoding orotate phosphoribosyltransferase encodes the protein MDRARGVAHSLLSVGAVKLNVGQPFTFVSGIKSPIYCDNRKMIGYPEERKVVVDGFIEVLKEKEFDVIAGTATAGIPWAAFIAERLNVPMAYIRSEKKDHGAGRQIEGADFEGKKVIVIEDLISTGGSSIKAVQAAKEAGATEVEVVAIFSYQFTKAEENFANAGVKLTNISDFTTLIGLATEQKYLTEEEQEIALKWNKSPNTWGV
- a CDS encoding dihydroorotase family protein; its protein translation is MLIKNGLVVIDGEIKFKDILIENEKIVEISDEIIKEEEEILDAKGHYIIPGIIDPHVHMRDPGLTHKEDFETGSKACAKGGVTTFFDMPNTIPNTITEEELLKKKKDAVGRSYVNYGFYFGGSKLDNSTEVEKVKDLVVATKVFMNVSTGNMLVEDEKILENIFRASKLVGVHAEGEMVQKAIELSEKTGTPVYLCHLSTKEEVEMVRIGKKKGLKIYGEVTPHHLFLNEKDVLKNSLLRMKPELKTKEDNEALWEGIIDGTIDTIGTDHAPHKLEEKLEKLTFGIPGVEHSLEMMLKGVAGGRITLTDLTRIMSENTAKIFNIKNKGKLEIGYDADLVIINLETTERIKKEDVVSKCGWTPYEGFLKGGEVLTTIVRGNIVYNNKKFINKKIGKEVM
- a CDS encoding bifunctional dihydroorotate dehydrogenase B NAD binding subunit/NADPH-dependent glutamate synthase, translating into MYKILKKEWLSEKICLMNIEAKDLALAAKPGQFLIVKKDEFGERIPLTICDYDREKGTVTIVFFVLGKSTKDIGTLEEGDFFQDVVGPLGVESEFLHEDLESLKNKKVLFVAGGVGTAPVYPQVKWFHENGLKADVIIGAKTKNLLILEKEMKAVAENLYITTDDGSYGYHGLVTDIIDDLIKNQGKKYDCVVAIGPMIMMKFVCLKTKEYNIKTTVSLNPLMVDGTGMCGACRVRIGDKIKFACVDGPEFDGHLVDFDEAMRRQMMYKTEEGRALLKENDGDTHSAKDCPIDNHKEEYTSLENLPKNKRVPVREQNPLIRATNFKEVTFGYTLEEAQKEASRCLNCKNPLCIQGCPVNIDIPAFIQEIKKGNIDEAGKILMKYTSLPAVCGRVCPQETQCEGKCILGIKGEAVAIGKLEKFIGDYLLKNSFEIQIPEKNNHKVAVIGSGPAGLTVAGDLAKMGYNVIIFEALHKTGGVLTYGIPEFRLPKDEVVQKEIDNIKKLGVTFKTNEIIGKTKLIDKLLDEEGFEAVFIGSGAGLPKFMNIPGENLNGVLSANEFLTRVNLMKGYLDEYETPIKVGKKVAVIGGGNVAMDAVRTAKRLGAEAHIVYRRSEKDFPARLEEVHHAKEEGIIIDALTLPKEILGNEKGEVIGMRCIKTTLGEKDSSGRASFIELENSDFIMDVDTVIMALGTSPNPLISSTTKNLDINKWKCIVADDNGQTSREGVFAGGDAVSGAATVILAMGAGKKAAKAIDEYIKSKNN
- the pyrF gene encoding orotidine-5'-phosphate decarboxylase — encoded protein: MNAKDRLIIALDFPTMDKAVELVEKLGDTASFYKVGLELFLNSKGKMVEYLAEKGKKIFLDLKFHDIPNTTAMASVFAAKENVFMFNVHASGGKKMMSKVVEEAKKINDKSLLIAVTILTSLSEEEVKETFMTEVSIKELAMNLARLTKEAGMDGVVCSPWEAKYIKEALGKEFKTVCPGVRPAWSATNDQTRIMTPKDAMLNGCDFLVVGRPITKNEDPVNATKMVIAEIEEGLKEGNLC
- a CDS encoding YdcF family protein, producing MFYIVKIISLLIFSPLIFILGFIMFGILFLKNKKIKLGIFSFLLGTVLYLFSCDFFISKPIISLEKTNVNLEYKIEDMDSYILLCGGIRSNTLMGIIPGQEAVERIITVAKLYNKNPKPIYITGGKVLEKVVSESSVYKKELIDLGIPEKDIILEEKSRNTKENAIYTKKLMKKNEHKRGILVTSAIHMKRSMEVFKDGEIIFYPFPCNFYGITKNRGIQSYIPNYLNLKNFNSTLWEYFGIIYYRLRYKGK
- a CDS encoding GNAT family N-acetyltransferase, with the translated sequence MIREFRKIDLDEIMQIWLETNIKTHNFISKKYWENNYFLVKEIIPKSKVYIFEGNNKIKGFLGIVEENYIVGIFVKEEFQNQGIGKKLIDFIKSKKENLFLNVYDKNIRAKKFYFSNDFKILKEIKDNEFKEKEFLLEWKK